The following are encoded in a window of Armatimonadota bacterium genomic DNA:
- a CDS encoding adenylosuccinate synthase has translation MANTVVVGAQWGDEAKGKIVDYLAGEADVVVRYNGGNNAGHTVMVGSETYKFHLIPSAILYPGVTPVVADGVVIDPKVCVGELDGLIGRGIVVDNLRISRNAHIIMPYHPVQDILEEKQKGGKAIGTTARGIGPAYADKASRIGIRMGELIDPKRFKTRLAENMKFKNALIEKVYGDQPLSTDAILEEYSACAERLKPFVADTNFLVADALAQGKKLMFEGAQGTLLDIDYGTYPFVTSSHPVAGGACIGTGVGPRAIERIIGVAKAYTTRVGAGVCPTELLDETGDYIRERGHEYGTTTGRPRRCGWLDTVAIRFSAMVNGMTSLSLTLLDVLGGLETLKICKAYRCDGIETANLPGDWDSIGECVPVYDEVPGWQEEISDVRRFEDLPANAQAYVKHVEKLVGVPVEYISVGPERSQTIVR, from the coding sequence ATGGCAAACACCGTGGTCGTAGGCGCCCAGTGGGGCGACGAGGCAAAGGGTAAGATCGTTGACTACCTCGCCGGAGAGGCGGATGTGGTCGTTCGCTACAACGGCGGGAACAATGCCGGCCACACAGTGATGGTCGGTTCGGAGACCTACAAGTTCCATCTGATCCCGTCGGCGATCCTGTACCCCGGTGTCACCCCCGTAGTGGCCGACGGCGTGGTCATAGACCCCAAGGTGTGCGTCGGCGAACTCGACGGACTGATCGGCCGAGGGATCGTGGTGGACAACCTGCGGATCAGCCGGAACGCGCACATTATCATGCCGTACCACCCGGTGCAGGATATCCTGGAAGAGAAGCAGAAGGGCGGCAAGGCGATCGGCACTACCGCGAGGGGAATAGGCCCGGCATACGCCGACAAAGCGTCGCGCATCGGCATCCGCATGGGTGAGCTGATCGACCCGAAACGGTTCAAGACCCGCCTGGCCGAGAATATGAAGTTCAAGAACGCGCTTATCGAGAAGGTATACGGCGATCAGCCGCTCTCGACGGACGCGATCCTTGAGGAATACTCCGCCTGCGCCGAACGCCTGAAGCCTTTCGTGGCCGACACGAACTTCCTGGTGGCCGACGCTCTCGCGCAGGGCAAGAAGCTGATGTTCGAGGGCGCGCAGGGAACGCTGCTCGACATTGACTACGGCACCTACCCGTTCGTCACGTCGTCGCATCCGGTCGCCGGCGGTGCGTGCATCGGCACGGGCGTCGGCCCGAGGGCGATCGAGCGGATCATCGGCGTGGCGAAGGCATATACGACGCGGGTGGGAGCGGGAGTCTGCCCCACCGAACTGCTCGACGAGACGGGCGACTACATCCGCGAGCGCGGACACGAGTACGGAACGACCACGGGCCGACCGAGACGCTGCGGCTGGCTCGACACCGTCGCCATCAGGTTCTCGGCGATGGTTAACGGCATGACCAGCCTGTCGCTGACGCTGCTGGACGTTCTCGGCGGCCTGGAGACGCTGAAGATCTGCAAGGCATACAGGTGCGACGGAATCGAGACGGCAAACCTCCCCGGCGACTGGGACTCGATCGGCGAGTGCGTGCCGGTCTACGATGAGGTGCCCGGCTGGCAGGAGGAGATCTCCGACGTGCGGCGGTTCGAAGACCTCCCGGCGAACGCGCAGGCTTACGTGAAGCACGTCGAGAAGCTGGTCGGAGTGCCGGTCGAGTACATCAGCGTCGGCCCGGAGCGAAGTCAGACGATAGTTCGGTAG